In Astyanax mexicanus isolate ESR-SI-001 chromosome 5, AstMex3_surface, whole genome shotgun sequence, a single window of DNA contains:
- the LOC103046280 gene encoding E3 ubiquitin-protein ligase SMURF2 isoform X2, giving the protein MAVKRALRRHPIRAVTLTLLCAKNLSKKDFFRLPDPFAKVVVDGSGQCHSTDTVRNTLDPKWNQHYDLYIGKLDSITISVWNHKKIHKKQGAGFLGCVRLLSNVINRLKDTGYQKLDLNRLGPNDNDTIRGQIVVSLQSRDRIGSGGPLVDCSRLFDNELPDGWEERRTATGRIQYLNHITRTTQWERPTRPASEYSSPVRPLSCVLDENTPVLTPNGATSVQPSDPRAQERRVRSQRHRNYMSRTHLHTPPDLPEGYEQRTTQQGQVYFLHTQTGVSTWHDPRVPRDLSNVNCEELGPLPPGWEIRNTATGRVYFVDHNNRTTQFTDPRLSANLHLVLNPSPNGCRAGVEGQNISRHPQLKDPSPLCNVPEEAECLTVPKYKRDLVHKLKVLRQELSQAQPQAGHCRIEVCREEIFEESYRQVMKMRQKDLWKRLMVKFRGEEGLDYGGVAREWLYLLSHEMLNPYYGLFQYSRDDIYTLQINPDSAVNPEHLSYFHFVGRIMGMAVFHGHYIDGGFTLPFYKQLLGKPITLEDMESVDPDLHNSLVWILENDITGVLDHTFCVEHSAYGQIIQHELKPNGKTIPVSEETKKEYVRLYVNWRFLHGIEAQFLALQKGFNEVIPQHLLKAFDEKELELIVCGLGKIDIHDWRANTRLKHCTADSNVVKWFWKAVETFDEERRARLLQFVTGSSRVPLQGFKALQGAAGPRQFTIHQIDASTNNLPKAHTCFNRVDIPPYESYDKLYDKLLTAIEETCGFAVE; this is encoded by the exons ttcTCTGTGCAAAGAACCTTTCGAAGAAGGACTTCTTCA GGCTGCCAGATCCCTTTGCTAAAGTGGTGGTGGACGGTTCTGGTCAGTGCCACTCAACGGACACGGTCCGAAACACGCTGGACCCAAAGTGGAACCAGCACTATGACCT gtataTTGGTAAATTGGACTCAATCACCATCAGCGTGTGGAATCATAAGAAGATCCATAAGAAACAAGGGGCAGGTTTTCTGGGCTGTGTCCGTCTGCTCTCCAATGTCATCAACCGTCTCAAAGACACGGGAT ATCAGAAACTGGATCTAAACAGACTGGGGCCCAATGACAATGACACCATCCGGGGACAGATAGTCG tgagCTTGCAGTCCAGAGATCGAATAGGATCAGGAGGCCCGTTGGTGGACTGCAGCCGTCTGTTTGACAACGAGTTACCGGACGG ctGGGAGGAGAGGAGAACAGCTACAGGCCGTATTCAGTATCTCAATCACATCACACGGACTACACAGTGGGAGAGACCCACCAG GCCTGCCTCTGAGTACTCCAGCCCTGTCCGGCCACTCAGCTGTGTTTTAGACGAGAACACGCCTGTCTTGACCCCCAACGGAGCCACCAGCGTCCAGCCCAGTGACCCACGAGCGCAGGAGAGACGAGTCCGCTCACAGAGACACAGAAACTACATGAGCagaacacacctgcacacacctccaGACCTGCCTGAAGGATATG AGCAGAGAACTACGCAACAAGGCCAAGTCTATTTCCTCCACACACAGACCGGCGTCAGCACGTGGCATGATCCACGAGTACCCAG ggatCTCAGCAATGTTAACTGTGAGGAGCTGGGGCCCCTCCCACCGGGTTGGGAGATTAGAAACACAGCGACTGGCCGGGTCTACTTTGTGGATCACAACAACCGAACCACGCAGTTCACCGACCCGCGTCTCTCTGCCAACCTGCACCTAGTGCTGAA TCCCAGTCCTAATGGATGTCGTGCTGGTGTGGAAGGGCAGAATATAAG TCGTCACCCCCAGCTGAAGGATCCGTCCCCGCTGTGTAATGTCCCTGAAGAGGCAGAGTGTCTTACCGTCCCCAAGTATAAACGGGACCTGGTGCACAAGCTGAAGGTTCTGAGGCAGGAGCTTTCCCAGGCGCAGCCGCAGGCCGGTCACTGTCGCATTGAAGTCTgcagagaggagatctttgag GAGTCGTATCGGCAGGTGATGAAGATGCGGCAGAAAGACCTGTGGAAGAGGCTGATGGTCAAGTTTAGAGGAGAGGAGGGACTGGACTATGGGGGTGTGGCCAG GGAATGGCTGTATTTGTTATCCCACGAGATGCTGAATCCGTATTACGGCCTGTTCCAATACTCGCGTGATGACATATACACACTCCAGATTAACCCTGACTCTGCTGTCAACCCg GAGCACCTGTCCTATTTCCACTTTGTGGGCCGGATTATGGGCATGGCAGTGTTCCACGGACACTATATCGACGGGGGTTTCACTTTGCCCTTCTATAAGCAGCTGCTTGGTAAACCCATCACCCTGGAAGACATGGAGTCTGTGGACCCGGACCTGCACAACAGCCTGGTCTGGATACT GGAAAATGACATCACAGGAGTGTTGGACCATACGTTTTGTGTGGAGCACAGTGCCTACGGTCAGATCATTCAGCATGAACTCAAACCCAATGGCAAGACCATCCCTGTCTCTGAGGAGACCAAGAAGGAGTATGTTAG GCTGTACGTGAACTGGCGTTTCCTGCATGGAATTGAGGCTCAGTTCCTGGCTCTGCAGAAGGGCTTTAACGAGGTCATTCCACAGCACCTGCTCAAAGCCTTTGACGAGAAGGAGCTGGAG CTGATTGTGTGCGGTCTGGGGAAGATTGACATTCACGACTGGCGGGCGAACACGCGGCTGAAGCACTGCACGGCCGACAGCAACGTGGTGAAGTGGTTCTGGAAGGCAGTGGAGACGTTTGATGAGGAAAGACGAGCGAGGCTGCTACAGTTTGTCACCGGCTCCTCCAGAGTGCCTCTGCAGGGCTTCAAAGCCTTACAGG GTGCAGCAGGACCCAGACAGTTCACCATCCATCAAATTGATGCCAGCACCAACAACCTGCCGAAAGCCCACACATG TTTTAACCGCGTAGACATTCCTCCCTACGAGAGCTACGACAAACTGTACGACAAGCTGCTGACCGCCATCGAGGAAACGTGCGGCTTCGCCGTGGAGTGA
- the LOC103046280 gene encoding E3 ubiquitin-protein ligase SMURF2 isoform X1, whose protein sequence is MSNQGARRNGPVKLRLTVLCAKNLSKKDFFRLPDPFAKVVVDGSGQCHSTDTVRNTLDPKWNQHYDLYIGKLDSITISVWNHKKIHKKQGAGFLGCVRLLSNVINRLKDTGYQKLDLNRLGPNDNDTIRGQIVVSLQSRDRIGSGGPLVDCSRLFDNELPDGWEERRTATGRIQYLNHITRTTQWERPTRPASEYSSPVRPLSCVLDENTPVLTPNGATSVQPSDPRAQERRVRSQRHRNYMSRTHLHTPPDLPEGYEQRTTQQGQVYFLHTQTGVSTWHDPRVPRDLSNVNCEELGPLPPGWEIRNTATGRVYFVDHNNRTTQFTDPRLSANLHLVLNPSPNGCRAGVEGQNISRHPQLKDPSPLCNVPEEAECLTVPKYKRDLVHKLKVLRQELSQAQPQAGHCRIEVCREEIFEESYRQVMKMRQKDLWKRLMVKFRGEEGLDYGGVAREWLYLLSHEMLNPYYGLFQYSRDDIYTLQINPDSAVNPEHLSYFHFVGRIMGMAVFHGHYIDGGFTLPFYKQLLGKPITLEDMESVDPDLHNSLVWILENDITGVLDHTFCVEHSAYGQIIQHELKPNGKTIPVSEETKKEYVRLYVNWRFLHGIEAQFLALQKGFNEVIPQHLLKAFDEKELELIVCGLGKIDIHDWRANTRLKHCTADSNVVKWFWKAVETFDEERRARLLQFVTGSSRVPLQGFKALQGAAGPRQFTIHQIDASTNNLPKAHTCFNRVDIPPYESYDKLYDKLLTAIEETCGFAVE, encoded by the exons ttcTCTGTGCAAAGAACCTTTCGAAGAAGGACTTCTTCA GGCTGCCAGATCCCTTTGCTAAAGTGGTGGTGGACGGTTCTGGTCAGTGCCACTCAACGGACACGGTCCGAAACACGCTGGACCCAAAGTGGAACCAGCACTATGACCT gtataTTGGTAAATTGGACTCAATCACCATCAGCGTGTGGAATCATAAGAAGATCCATAAGAAACAAGGGGCAGGTTTTCTGGGCTGTGTCCGTCTGCTCTCCAATGTCATCAACCGTCTCAAAGACACGGGAT ATCAGAAACTGGATCTAAACAGACTGGGGCCCAATGACAATGACACCATCCGGGGACAGATAGTCG tgagCTTGCAGTCCAGAGATCGAATAGGATCAGGAGGCCCGTTGGTGGACTGCAGCCGTCTGTTTGACAACGAGTTACCGGACGG ctGGGAGGAGAGGAGAACAGCTACAGGCCGTATTCAGTATCTCAATCACATCACACGGACTACACAGTGGGAGAGACCCACCAG GCCTGCCTCTGAGTACTCCAGCCCTGTCCGGCCACTCAGCTGTGTTTTAGACGAGAACACGCCTGTCTTGACCCCCAACGGAGCCACCAGCGTCCAGCCCAGTGACCCACGAGCGCAGGAGAGACGAGTCCGCTCACAGAGACACAGAAACTACATGAGCagaacacacctgcacacacctccaGACCTGCCTGAAGGATATG AGCAGAGAACTACGCAACAAGGCCAAGTCTATTTCCTCCACACACAGACCGGCGTCAGCACGTGGCATGATCCACGAGTACCCAG ggatCTCAGCAATGTTAACTGTGAGGAGCTGGGGCCCCTCCCACCGGGTTGGGAGATTAGAAACACAGCGACTGGCCGGGTCTACTTTGTGGATCACAACAACCGAACCACGCAGTTCACCGACCCGCGTCTCTCTGCCAACCTGCACCTAGTGCTGAA TCCCAGTCCTAATGGATGTCGTGCTGGTGTGGAAGGGCAGAATATAAG TCGTCACCCCCAGCTGAAGGATCCGTCCCCGCTGTGTAATGTCCCTGAAGAGGCAGAGTGTCTTACCGTCCCCAAGTATAAACGGGACCTGGTGCACAAGCTGAAGGTTCTGAGGCAGGAGCTTTCCCAGGCGCAGCCGCAGGCCGGTCACTGTCGCATTGAAGTCTgcagagaggagatctttgag GAGTCGTATCGGCAGGTGATGAAGATGCGGCAGAAAGACCTGTGGAAGAGGCTGATGGTCAAGTTTAGAGGAGAGGAGGGACTGGACTATGGGGGTGTGGCCAG GGAATGGCTGTATTTGTTATCCCACGAGATGCTGAATCCGTATTACGGCCTGTTCCAATACTCGCGTGATGACATATACACACTCCAGATTAACCCTGACTCTGCTGTCAACCCg GAGCACCTGTCCTATTTCCACTTTGTGGGCCGGATTATGGGCATGGCAGTGTTCCACGGACACTATATCGACGGGGGTTTCACTTTGCCCTTCTATAAGCAGCTGCTTGGTAAACCCATCACCCTGGAAGACATGGAGTCTGTGGACCCGGACCTGCACAACAGCCTGGTCTGGATACT GGAAAATGACATCACAGGAGTGTTGGACCATACGTTTTGTGTGGAGCACAGTGCCTACGGTCAGATCATTCAGCATGAACTCAAACCCAATGGCAAGACCATCCCTGTCTCTGAGGAGACCAAGAAGGAGTATGTTAG GCTGTACGTGAACTGGCGTTTCCTGCATGGAATTGAGGCTCAGTTCCTGGCTCTGCAGAAGGGCTTTAACGAGGTCATTCCACAGCACCTGCTCAAAGCCTTTGACGAGAAGGAGCTGGAG CTGATTGTGTGCGGTCTGGGGAAGATTGACATTCACGACTGGCGGGCGAACACGCGGCTGAAGCACTGCACGGCCGACAGCAACGTGGTGAAGTGGTTCTGGAAGGCAGTGGAGACGTTTGATGAGGAAAGACGAGCGAGGCTGCTACAGTTTGTCACCGGCTCCTCCAGAGTGCCTCTGCAGGGCTTCAAAGCCTTACAGG GTGCAGCAGGACCCAGACAGTTCACCATCCATCAAATTGATGCCAGCACCAACAACCTGCCGAAAGCCCACACATG TTTTAACCGCGTAGACATTCCTCCCTACGAGAGCTACGACAAACTGTACGACAAGCTGCTGACCGCCATCGAGGAAACGTGCGGCTTCGCCGTGGAGTGA